The bacterium genome contains the following window.
TTTTCAAAGAGTTCTTCGTACCATTGTTTGGAGTTCATATTCTTAAATCCTGATAATTTAGATATAAAGTAAAAAAACATTGAATGACTTTTCACTAATATTGTCTTTAAAAATTTCTTTCATCATTCCTTTCAAATCCTTATTATTGAACAATTTTTTACAAACAAAAAGTAATTATAACCATTGGAATACAAAAACAGCATCATTGAGCAAATAGGCAACACACCGCTTATCAGGCTCAACAAAATCAACAGGGGATTGAAGCCGCAAATTTTTGCAAAGCTTGAATCAGCAAATCCGGGCGGAAGTGTAAAAGACCGCATCGGTTACAATATGATTATTGATGCTGAGCAAAGAGGTGTCTTGCAGCCTGGTGGAACAATTATCGAAGCAACAAGCGGTAACACAGGAATTGGTCTGGCAATTACGGCAGCAGTAAAAGGTTACAGATGTATTTTCGTTGTTACATCAAAAGTGAGTGCAGAAAAAATAAATTATCTGAAAGCACTCGGCGCGGAAGTGATTGTCGTTTCGAATCTTGTGGATCCTGATGACCCGGAATATTACGTGAACGTTGCAAAACGACTTTCAACAGAAATTCCGAATTCATTTTTTGCTTATCAGTATTCCAATCCATCAAATCCTCAAATTCATTACAAAACCACCGGACCTGAAATCTGGCAGCAGACGGATGGCAAAATCACTCATTTTGTTTCAAGCATCGGAACTGGCGGAACGATAAGTGGAACGGGAAGATTTCTGAAAGAAAAAAATCCGAACATACAAGTAATCGGTGCCGATCCGCTTGGCTCTATATTCAAGCATTATAAAGAGACCGGAGAAATTATTAAAGGAACTCCTTATTTGGTTGAAGGAATTGGTCAGGATTGCCTACCTGAGAATGTTCACTTCCAGTACATCGATAGAATATTTAACATAAGCGATAAAGAATCATTCACCGCGGCAAGAAAATTGACTAAAGAAGAAGGAATTTTTTGTGGAGGAAGTACAGGAACGATTGTTCATGTCGCACTGGAAATTTCAAAAGGACTATCGAAAGATGATGTTGTGGTTTTCATAGTTTGTGATACTGGGGAAAGATATCTTTCAAAGGTTCATAACGAAGATTGGCTGAAGCTGAACAGGATGCTGGATACAGAAGTCAGAACTTTACGTGATATTTCAGATAGAAAAAAATCTCTTGGTATCGAAGAGATAGTATCAATTAAAGAAGACGATAAAGTAAAAGATGTTCTAGAGCTGATAACTAAAACAGGTTACACGCATATTCCTGTTATGAAAGGAAAACAATCAATCGGTGCAATCAGGGAAGGGCGATTGCTTTCAAAGCTTGTTGAGGATCCGATGTTGTATAATTCTTTGATTAAAGATGTAATGGAAGAAAGTTTCCCGGTTCTTGAAGCTAAAACAGAACTCGCTGAATTAAAAAAATTGTTCAAAGAACATCCAGCAGTTTTAGTAAGTGATTTTGGATTGGTGACTGATATTATTACGAGATATGATTTAATCAATTTAAACACCTGAACAGCCCCTTTTTTGAATATCGAATATTGATCAAGGAATGTGGAATGATGAATGAAAATAAAAACAGGAAATTTGATCTTGAAGCACGGTTAATTGATTTTGCTGTAATGATAATCGAAATTTCAGAAAGCCTGAATAACACAAGAGCAGGAAATCATATCGAAGGACAATTATTGAGATCTGGAACATCTCCTGCATTACACTATGGAGAAGCGCAGAGTGCTGAATCAAGAAATGATTTCATCCATAAATTGAAAGTTCTTCTTAAAGAGTTGAGAGAAACTTTAGTTGCGTTGAAAATTATTAAAAGAGTGTCATTGACCAGAAAGATGGACTTAGTTGAAAAAGGAATAGTAGAATGTAACGAGCTTATTTTAATCTTTGTAAAAAGTATTGAAACTGCAAAGAAGAACAATTCAAAAAAGTGATTGATTTTGGAATACTTCGAAATTCTAGATTCCTTGTTTGATATTCATTATTCGACTTGAAAAATATTACGTAATAAACTGAAAGATTAAAATTATGGGTTTCTCGACAGACGCAATTCATGCGGGACAAATTCCTGATCCAACAACCGGTGCTGTAATTACACCGCTTTATTTAACATCGACTTATGCTCAGCACGAGCTTGGAAAAAGTAGGGGTTATGAATATGGAAGAACACACAACCTTACCAGGAAAGCATTAGAAAAAAATATTGCAACACTCGAAAAAGGAAAATATGGAATTGCTTTTGCATCCGGACTTGCTGCAACTCACGCATTGATGAGTCTTGTTAAAGCTGGTGATCATATAATTGTATCGAGCAATGTTTATGGTGGAACTTACAGACTTTATGAACTCAATCTAACTAACTACGGATTAGAATATTCCTGGGTTGACACAAGTGATACAAACAACATCGAAAGTGCAATAAGAAAAAACACGAAGATGATTTTCGTTGAAACCCCTACCAATCCTATGTTAATTTTGACTGACTTAAGAGCTGTTTCTGAAATTGCAAGAAAGAACAACCTTATCACTGTCTGTGATAATACATTTATGAGCCCATACTTTCAGAATCCGTTGGAATTGGGAATCGACATAGTTATGCATTCAACAACAAAATATTTGAATGGGCACAGTGATATGGTTGGTGGAATTCTCGTAACAAGTAATGAAAAATATCACTAGAGACTGAGATACATTCAAAATGCTGCTGGCGGAGTTCCATCTCCTTTTGATTGCTGGCTGGTTCTTCGTTCAACAAAAACACTTGCAGTGCGAATGAAACAGCATGAAGAGAATGCAAAAGCTTTTGCCGAATTTCTTTCGAAATCCGGTGCAGCAAAAAAAGTAATTTATCCCGGATTAAAAGATCATCCTCAGCACGAACTTGCAAAAAAACAAATGCGAGGATTCGGAGGAATGGTTTCAGCAGATTTTGGTACTATCGAAAAAGCGAAGAAAGTTTTAAACAATGTTAAGATTTTTACATTAGCTGAAAGTCTCGGCGGAGTTGAAAGTTTAATTTGTCATCCTGCTTCAATGACACACGCAGCAGTTCCGAAAGAAGATAGAGAAAGGTACGGATTTACAGATGCACTCGTACGCTTTTCAGTTGGAATTGAAGATGTAGAAGATTTGATTGCTGATGTTGAAAAGGCACTGGGTAACGTCCACGAATTGTAGTAGACCAATGCAATGCAGCTTTAGAAAGACTGTATCTTATGCAGTTTTCATTTTCGCTCGAGAACGGTTGAATGAAGCAACTTTATTTTCCAATTTCCGTTCTGGCTGATTAGAACTGCGCTTTCAATCCATTTCACCTTGAATAGTTTGTTATTTGAAATTCCGGAAGCTTGGTTTATATAGTACGTCCAAGCGGTATTACCCTCTACTTCCGTTTGTAGAAAATCAATCTTGTTAATTCTTTTAAAGCTCGTGTCTGATCTTCGAGGTAAGAGTCTTTGTATAAGTGAATCCATATTCCAAATTGGTCCGTTTTCGATTATTATGATATCGTCTGTGCAGTAACTCTTTAGTCTATCAATATCCAACCGTGCAATAGCGTCAAAGGCTGCGACAATAGTTTTTTCTGGAAGAAGATCTTGGCTGTTACTTAATAATACCAGAGAAGTAAATAATATAACTATGGCGATTTTTTTCATAAATATAAAGTTTGTAATGAAAATTGAATACAACTAATTAATTCCCGTAATAATAACAATAAAATATCTCGCAAAATTACTGCGGGAAAGCTATTGAAGTAGATCTCATAAAAGATGTTGAATAAGCCCTCAAATAAATTTTTGAACTTATTTCTTTCTCACAATCCAGATATCCTGCGGGATATAATTTCCTTCTGGTTCGCGAGTTTCGTGCTCGAGTATTTCAAAATCTTTGAAAAGTGATTTCATAAATACCGGCGGCTGGTAAGCAGCGAATGTTCTGTGACCTTCTTTTACATTTCCTCTCACGACCAGTTTTCCGGCTTCAAATATTTTTAGCTCTTCACTTGTCAGTTTGGGTTTACAATTTTCTCCGTGCGTAGTCAGGAAAATTATTCCGTTTGGTTTGCAGACTCTTTTTAATTCATTCATCCAAGCATGGTGCATTTCTTCCGATAAATGTGTGAAGACAGAAGTTGCATAAATCACTTCAAAAAAATTGCTTTGAAATTCTAAAAGCGGCTCTAGTTTATTTCTCAAAAAATGAATTCCCGGAATATATTTTTTGCACCACTCAATTGTATTTGAGTTATAGTCTGAGCCATAAATTTCACAACTTTTATCTAGCAGATTTGGAAGATGACGAATAATTCTTGCAGGTCCGCATCCCCATTCAAGTATTTTAACATTTTTCAGCTCGATATGCTTTTCAAAATAATCTATCAGCCATTTTGCTGTGTCGAGACTATCATTGTAGTAATTATCATAATTCATCTGGAATGATTCATAAATCATATAGTCAGGAGGAAGGACCACATCCGGATTTTTTTCTTTAAATGTTTGATTGATTTTACGGTTCTTAAATTTCTGAAAAATGAAATTCAAGTAATCACTTTGATGCATCAGCCGAAGCTTTCTGAGCAGAGTTGTAATATTGGTTTTGTTCATCCCTCTGTACGATTGAATAATTTCCCAATTGATTATCGAATACAAAAATAATATAAACATCATTCATTGTTCGTAGATACCAACAAGTCAGTCTTAATTACACTATAATGAAGGTCATTTTTCATAAATTTGAACTAGAAATAATTTCACTTTTATCAAAGAATGAATATTAAAGTAATACTGTTCCTGACAATCTTAATTTTTTCAGCGAAACATTTCTGTCAAACTGATTCCATAGAAGTTTATTTAATCGATGCGTACTGCACAAGAGAATTGCCGTATACATTCAAATTGTCATTTTATACTAGCGATGTGTGTAAATCAAAAGTGATTTTGGAAGATGAATACGAGTTTGTCGTTTCAAATGAATTAACTGATATGCATAAAGCGGATATTGATATCAGTAATCTGTCATTTGAGGATCAGTTAATAAATTTTATTATTATTTCTGAAACAGAAGACAGTAGAATTTATCAAAGTGAGAAATTTGATTTCGATCTTCCTTATGAACCTCAGATAAAAGAAGGCTCGGACCTTTTTACACTTTGCTTATTCGGTTCCGCAATTTTCCTTTTACCGTATCCGGGATATGTTTATGATGGGGAATCAAGTTATTTCAGTCTAACAAAAGAAATACCTGTACTATCTTTCAGATCAAAAAGCCTAAACTATCCCGCAGGATATTTATCATTGGAATACACTTATGTCTTTAATGCTGAAGATCCAAGTTATCTTCGCACCGGTTACAAACGTTTGTTTGAAGTCTCCACAATTGAATACATTTCACCGGGAATATCATTTTACTCGAACTTCAATATTAACCAGGGAATAAGTCCTGAGATTTCACTTGGTTTGTTTACCATCGAGGAGACTTTCACGTTTTATGCTCGTTACAGGTATAACTTTGCTTTACACAATTCAGGTACCAACTTTCAGGAATTTTATATCGGTCTTTATTCTGCTTTCTTCTCTTTCTACCCTGATTGATAACTTTTATTCTGGAATTATTTCACACCGATTTTTGTTATAGTTAATTGATATCAGAATCATTAATTATCACACATTGAAAACATTTATTTACATACTCTTAATTCTTTCTAGTGGATTTACTGTCGCACAGACAGGAAAACTCAAAGGAAAAGTTACTGATGGCTCATCGGCTATTCCGTTTGTGAATATTATTATTATCGATACAAATTTTGGAACAGCAACCAAACTTGACGGTTCATATGAGATTACAGGAATCCCTGTCGGTACATATGAAGTACGCTATAGTGTTATTGGCTTTGATTCCAAAACATTTGATGTTGAAATAGGGTCAAACAAAATAACAGAATTAAACGTTGAATTATCCGCAAAAGCAATTGAATTACAGAGCGTTGAAGTCACGGATTTTCAAGTCCAGGATCAAAGAGATACAAGAACAAGCTTGATCGATTTAAATCCGCGAGACGCAAAAACTTTACCCGGTGCAGCAGAAGATGTTTTCAGAACACTTCAATCACTTCCGGGTGTTCTTGCCCCAAATGATTTTTCATCTCAGTTAATTGTCAGAGGAAGTGGTCCTGATCAGAATCTTATAATTCTTGATGATGTGGAAGTATTCAATCCATACAGACTTTATGGAGTAGTTAGTATGTTCAATCCGGATGCAGTTGATAATGTAAATCTGATTTCCGGAGGATTCCCTGCAAAATATGGCGACAGACTTTCTGCAGTACTTGATGTAACAAACAAAGAGGGAACCACGACAAAATCACTTGCAGGTAATGTGAACATCTCAATCGTTGATGCTAATCTTGTGCTGGAAGGAAGAAATCCTTTCAACTTGAGAGGCAGCTGGCTTTTCAATACAAGGCGAACTTATTACGATCTTATAATTGAGCCGTTTGTAAAAAGTGCGGGACTAGTTGACGATAATACCAGCTTTCCCAACTTTTACGATTTGCAGGGAAAACTTGTTATTGGTCCTTACAATGGTCATAAGTTTTTATTCAATGGAATTTTGTCGCGGGATGCGGTTAATGTAATGAGCGGAGAAGAAAGAGAAACTCCCGATAGTGTAGGTGTATATAACATAACAAATAATGATCTTGTTTCTGCTGCATGGCATTTCGCTCCAAATCAAAATACATTAAACAAAGTCGTAGTCTCTTGGTACAAAAACAATGGAACAACAGATTTCGATTCACAAATTCTTGATCCTTCTCTTAATCGAAACGCATTTGAAAGTACAATTCCTGATACTTTAGCTCCGTATCTGTTAAGATTTTCTTTCGGCGGCGATTTTATCTATGAGAAATATTCAATCGATGATAAATTCACTTATATTCTGAAAGATCATATCATTGAAGCAGGTGTTGGTGCAGATTTTATGAAGACCACAGTTAATTTTACTTTTGATCTCGATGAACAGCTTGAAGCAGTATTAAATTCAAATCCACAGTTCAGATCTGCACTTGACGATATTAAAGATGTGCAGTATTACAATCGTTACAGAGCATATGTTCAGGATAATTTCAGACTTTCAGAGAAGCTGACTTTTCAGCCAAGTCTAAGATTAGATTATTATAACATTCTTGAAAAAACATATTTAGCTCCGAGAATTTCAATGTCCTATGCTTTTAATGAGTTGACGACTCTTCGTGCTGTTTGGGGATTATATTATCAATCACCCGGATACGAAAAATTCTTTGACCAGGGAACACTTTATGACCTTTCGGACAAATACACTGAAAGCCTTGTTGCAGAAAGAGCAACGCACTATGTGCTCGGAATTGAAAGATGGCTGAGCGGTGAGTGGAGTGCAAGAGTTGAAGGCTATTACAAAGATTTTGATAATCTTTACAGACCTAAAAAACTTCAGGGAGACAGATTTTATACAGAACCAATTCCCGGAAAAGATCCAAGGTTTGCTTCCGGCTGGACTTTACCTGCAACATTTAGCGGAGATTCGTTGACGCAGATTCCGGTAAACTCTTCCTTTGGTGAAGCTTATGGTTTTGAGTTTTTCCTTTCTAAGAAAAATACTTTTTATGAGAGCAGATTTTCAGGCTGGGTTTCGTATGCATTGGCCTTTGCAAACAGGTATGAAAGTGGTATCAAATACCCATTTAATTTTGATCAAAGACATACCGTTAATGTCGTACTAAATTATCAGCTTAATAGCTGGCTGGAGCTTGGAGTAAGATGGCAATACGGTTCTGGTTTTCCCATTAGTCAGCCTGCTGGTGTAAAGCCAAGAATCATTGTTGTTGATCAGGATCTTGATGGAACGCCTGAAACACCTATCATCGCAACAAGAGAAATTAATAACGAAGGCGAGAATCCTGTTATTTTTGATGTTGATTTTGCCGACAGAAAGCTAAACTCCCGAAAACCCGAATATCATCGTTTGGATTTTCGAATCAATGCATTTGCAAGTTGGTGGGATCTTGACTGGACTATCTATCTCGATGTTGTTAACCTTTATAACCGTTCAAATGTGATCGGTTATGATTACTTTGTTGAAGAAAATCTCACACTCGGTAGAGAAACCACAACTATGTTACCAATTATTCCAACACTTGGTTTCAGTGTAAGGTTTTAATTCTTATTTTTCATATAGAAAAAAATCATAATTATACTCTCATTCATCCTCAATGAAAAAATCCATCTTACTCTGGCTGATCGCATTTGTTCTTACTGTTCTGACTGCAGTTTATCAAAGAATGACGGGTCCTACATATCCAATTACCGGTGAAGCGGAAATCGGGAATGAAATTGTTAATTATAAGCTGGACAGAAGTCATGGAGGTGAAGGCGATCATCAAATTGATATTGGGATCAAAGAAGAAAATATTAACGGATTTCTTGTCTGGAAAAGATATAAAACGAACGATGACTGGACGAAAGTTGAAATGATCAGACAGAATGGAAAATTAGTGGGCTATCTTCCGCATCAACCACCTGCAGGAAAATTAATATATCACGTCATCTTGCAGAAGAATAAAGAATCAATTGTAATTCCTGAAAAAGGAGAAGTCATTATCAGGTTTAAAGGTGATGTTCCTGCTGGATTTTTAATTCCTCACATCATTTTTATTTTTGGGGCGATGCTGCTTTCCACAAGAACCGGACTTGAATATTTTAATGAAGGAAAAAAGTTTAAACCATTAACCATCTTCACTTTTATTTTTGTAATTATTGGCGGATTCATTTTTGGACCGATTGTTCAGAAATATGCGTTCGGTGAATTCTGGACAGGATTTCCTTTTGGACACGATCTAACTGATAATAAAATTCTTGTTGGTTTTATCGGATGGCTGTTTGCACTTATTGCAATTTATAAATTCAAAAATCCAAAACGATGGAATGTATTCGCTTCAATCCTGATGTTTGTAATATTTTTAATACCTCACAGTGTTCTTGGCTCAGAGCTTGATTATAATGAGCTTGATGCAAAAACAAATATTGAAAATCAATTTAATCCAGGTGAATAATTGGTCAACCAAATTCAAATATTAACTGTATCAGAATTAACAAAAGAGATTCGGAGAACTCTTGAAGAAAATTTTGAGCAGGTTTCTGTGATCGGTGAAATCTCAAACTTCAAAGCGCATATTTCTGGTCATTGGTATTTCAGTTTAAAAGATGCAGATGCAGTAATCAATTGCACGATGTGGAAAGGATTTAATCAATATGTCTTCTTCACGCCGCAGGATGGAATGAAAATAATTGTGAGCGGTCGTCTTACAGTTTATCCTCCAAGAGGAAGTTATCAGCTTGATATTCGTTCAATGAAACCAGCAGGTCTTGGTGAATTGCAGGAAGCTTTCGAAAAATTAAAAAAGAAACTTGAAGCAGAAGGATTATTTGATGAAAAATTTAAAAAACCAATCCCAACATTCCCGAAGAAAATTGGCATTGTAACTGCAATTGATGGTGCTGCATTCAAAGATTTGATAAGCGTTGCTGAAAGAAGATTTCCTCTTGTTGAAATTGTAATTGCTCCAGCAAGAGTTCAGGGCAGCGGAGCTGCCGAATCTATTGTTAACAGCATTAAACGATTGAACCAAAAACCGGATATTGATGTTATAATTATTGCCCGAGGAGGAGGCTCGATTGAAGATTTATGGGCTTTCAATGAAGAAATTGTAGCAAGGGCTATTTTCAAATCAAGAATCCCGATAATTTCCGGTGTGGGACACGAAGTTGATTTTACCATCGCTGATTATGTTGCTGATCTTCGTGCACCAACACCTTCTGTTGCAATGGAATTAGCAACTCCTGATGTGAGTGAGATTCAGAATTTTGTTTTACAGTTTTTATCAACATCATTACAAACTATTGATCAAATTATCGATGACAAAAAGGAAGATGTTGCCGCTTTCTCAGGATCGTATGGTTTTAAACTTCCAATGGACATGCTCGCTCGAAAAAATCAGCAGGTTGATTCTGCAGTTTCAAAAATAAATCATAACATCCGGAAGCATTTAATGATTTACGATAACAGAATTTCCTTGCTTGCCAAATCACTTGAATCATACGATGTTCAGAGGGTTTTGAAGCGGGGTTTTGTTTTAGTGAAGCAGAACTCTAAATTTGTTACAAGGGCTTCAGTTTTTAATAAAGAAAATAAAGCTCACTTGAAATTTTATGATGGGGAAATAACGACCCGTTAAATCTTTATGACAAAGAAAAAAGCAAAAAGTAATTTTGAACAGGATTTCTCACGACTTGAAGAAATAAGCCGTATTCTTGAAGAAGATAATGTAGAATTGGAAGAAGCAATTTCTCTTTTTGAAGAAGGAGTGAAACTTTCAAAATCATGTTTGAAAACATTAAAAGAAGCTGAGCTAAAAATTACCGAGCTTAAAAGTGAGCTTGGCAAAATAACTGAAGCAGAAGAAGATTAATTTGGTATAGCAAGGAGGATTATCCTTTAAATGAATGATGAACAAAAATATCCGGTTCTTTCAAAAGTAAATTATCCCTCAGATATCCGTCAGCTTTCATTACCGCAATTGAAGCAGCTGTGCACTGATATTCGCGAATATATGGTTGATACTATTTCTGAAATCGGTGGACATTTCGGCGGCGGACTCGGTACGGTTGAACTGACAGTAGCTATACATAAAGTATTCAATACTCCGCACGATCTTGTTGTCTGGGATACCGGTCACCAGGCATACCCGCATAAAATTCTAACAGGAAGAAAAGAAGCCTTAAATAAAATTCGTCAGTTGGGAGGCATCAGCGGATTTTTAAAACGCTCCGAGAGCGAGTACGATGCATTCGGTGCGGGACATGCTTCTACTTCAATATCTGCTGCATTGGGAATGGCGACAGCAAAAGAACACACTAAAGTCGATAAAAAAGTTGTTGCAGTTATTGGTGATGGTGCAATGACAGGTGGTATGGCATACGAAGCAATGAATAATTCAGGTGTATTGAAAACTGATCTCATCGTTGTGTTGAATGATAACAATATGTCCATTGCTCCAAATGTTTGGCAGATATCAAATTATTTTACGGAAATGATATCTCATCCCGACTACAATAAATTCAAAGGACAAATCTGGGATCTGACAGGTAAACTTGATCAGTTCGGAGACAGAATGAGAAAAATTGCTGTCAGACTTGAGCATGGAATTAAAGCAGTTATAACTCCGGGTATGCTTTTCGAAGCATTGGGCTTTAGATATTTTGGTCCTGTCAATGGTCACAATCTTCACCAGACTATTAAAATATTCGAGCAGGTAAAAGATTTAAAAGGTCCAATTCTGATCCACGCAATAACACAAAAGGGCAAAGGATATAAACCGGCTGAAAGTCACATTCAAAGACTTCATGCATCAACTCCTTTCGATAAATTGACAGGTCAAGCTCATAAAAAAGCAAATGAGCCTGTTGCTTACACAAAAATTTTCGGTAATTCTCTTGTTGAAATCATCGAGAAGAATCCAAAGGTAGTTGGAATCACTGCTGCTATGCCTGATGGAACCGGACTTGATATTCTGAAAGAAAAAATTCCATCAAACTATTATGATGTTGGTATAGCAGAAGAACATGCCGTAACATTTGCTGCGGGACTTTCTACGCAGGGAATAATTCCTGTTATTGCTATTTATTCAACATTTCTGCAGAGAGCGATCGATCAGATAATTCACGATGTAGCTCTTCAAAAATTACACGTTGTTTTTGTTCTTGACAGAGCAGGATTGGTTGGCGCAGATGGTCCAACCCATCATGGAACATTCGATCTAGCTTACTTAAGAATAATTCCCGGAATGGTGATAATGGCTCCGAAAGATGAAGCCGAATTACGGAATATGGTTTACACTGCCATTGAACATTGTGAAGGTCCGGTTGCTGTTCGATATCCGAGAGGTTCTGCCCTCGGGGTAAATCTGGAACCAGGTTTTAGAAAGATTGAAATCGGCAAAGCGGAAAAGCTGACAGATGGAGATGATATCGCAATACTTGCTGTTGGTTCGATGGTTAACTATACTCAAAAAGCCGCTGCATTACTTAAAGAAAATGGTATTAATGCTGAACTAATTAATATGAGATTTATAAAGCCACTTGATGAGCAAATGCTTGACGAGGTTGCCGTTAAGCATGAAAAGATTGTTACTATCGAAGAGAATAATCTGCCCGGTGGTTTTGGTTCTGCAGTTTCAGAATATTTCATTGATAAAAATTATAAGAATGATTTTCTTCGCATTGGCATTCCCGATAAATTCATCGATCACGGAACACAAGCTGAACTTCATAAGCAAATTTCGATTGACCCAATGGGCATCGTATCACAGATCACATCATTCCTGAAAAATACCAAGTCAACCGAGAAAGTATCTTACTAATGGAAAAAACGAAAGTTGCTGTCGTTGGACTTGGAAGTGTTGCACAAATGGTTCATCTTCCTAACCTGATGAAAATCAAAAACGCAGAGGTAACTTCTGTAGCGGAGATAAATAAAAACCGATTGCATTCTGTTGCAGATAAATATAACATTAAGAAAAGATATACTAACTATACCGATCTGCTCAAAAACAATGAAGTTGATGCAGTTATTATTTCAACACCCACTCATCTTCACAAACAGATGGCAATTGATTGTCTGAATGCTGGTAAAGATGTTCTTGTTGAAAAACCACTTGCCCGAAACAGTGAAGAGGGTAAAGCAATCGTTGATTGTGCGATTAAGAATAACAGAAAACTTATGGTTGGAATGAATTTGCGTTATAGACCAGATTGTATGTTAATAAGGAGTCTTATTGATGCAGGTGATATCGGAAATCCTTTTTATATTAAGTGTGGATGGATAAGAAAGCAGAGCAGTTCCGAAAAATGGTTTAACAAAAGGGAAGAGGCCGGCGGAGGAGTGATTCTTGACCTTGGTGTTAATCTGATTGATTTAGCCCTGTGGTTAGCAGATTATCCGAAAGCATTATCAGTCTCAACAAAAAATTACTACCATCGTTCAGGCAAACTTGAG
Protein-coding sequences here:
- a CDS encoding TonB-dependent receptor, with the protein product MKTFIYILLILSSGFTVAQTGKLKGKVTDGSSAIPFVNIIIIDTNFGTATKLDGSYEITGIPVGTYEVRYSVIGFDSKTFDVEIGSNKITELNVELSAKAIELQSVEVTDFQVQDQRDTRTSLIDLNPRDAKTLPGAAEDVFRTLQSLPGVLAPNDFSSQLIVRGSGPDQNLIILDDVEVFNPYRLYGVVSMFNPDAVDNVNLISGGFPAKYGDRLSAVLDVTNKEGTTTKSLAGNVNISIVDANLVLEGRNPFNLRGSWLFNTRRTYYDLIIEPFVKSAGLVDDNTSFPNFYDLQGKLVIGPYNGHKFLFNGILSRDAVNVMSGEERETPDSVGVYNITNNDLVSAAWHFAPNQNTLNKVVVSWYKNNGTTDFDSQILDPSLNRNAFESTIPDTLAPYLLRFSFGGDFIYEKYSIDDKFTYILKDHIIEAGVGADFMKTTVNFTFDLDEQLEAVLNSNPQFRSALDDIKDVQYYNRYRAYVQDNFRLSEKLTFQPSLRLDYYNILEKTYLAPRISMSYAFNELTTLRAVWGLYYQSPGYEKFFDQGTLYDLSDKYTESLVAERATHYVLGIERWLSGEWSARVEGYYKDFDNLYRPKKLQGDRFYTEPIPGKDPRFASGWTLPATFSGDSLTQIPVNSSFGEAYGFEFFLSKKNTFYESRFSGWVSYALAFANRYESGIKYPFNFDQRHTVNVVLNYQLNSWLELGVRWQYGSGFPISQPAGVKPRIIVVDQDLDGTPETPIIATREINNEGENPVIFDVDFADRKLNSRKPEYHRLDFRINAFASWWDLDWTIYLDVVNLYNRSNVIGYDYFVEENLTLGRETTTMLPIIPTLGFSVRF
- a CDS encoding class I SAM-dependent methyltransferase; amino-acid sequence: MNKTNITTLLRKLRLMHQSDYLNFIFQKFKNRKINQTFKEKNPDVVLPPDYMIYESFQMNYDNYYNDSLDTAKWLIDYFEKHIELKNVKILEWGCGPARIIRHLPNLLDKSCEIYGSDYNSNTIEWCKKYIPGIHFLRNKLEPLLEFQSNFFEVIYATSVFTHLSEEMHHAWMNELKRVCKPNGIIFLTTHGENCKPKLTSEELKIFEAGKLVVRGNVKEGHRTFAAYQPPVFMKSLFKDFEILEHETREPEGNYIPQDIWIVRKK
- a CDS encoding nuclear transport factor 2 family protein, which produces MKKIAIVILFTSLVLLSNSQDLLPEKTIVAAFDAIARLDIDRLKSYCTDDIIIIENGPIWNMDSLIQRLLPRRSDTSFKRINKIDFLQTEVEGNTAWTYYINQASGISNNKLFKVKWIESAVLISQNGNWKIKLLHSTVLERK
- a CDS encoding pyridoxal-phosphate dependent enzyme, which encodes MEYKNSIIEQIGNTPLIRLNKINRGLKPQIFAKLESANPGGSVKDRIGYNMIIDAEQRGVLQPGGTIIEATSGNTGIGLAITAAVKGYRCIFVVTSKVSAEKINYLKALGAEVIVVSNLVDPDDPEYYVNVAKRLSTEIPNSFFAYQYSNPSNPQIHYKTTGPEIWQQTDGKITHFVSSIGTGGTISGTGRFLKEKNPNIQVIGADPLGSIFKHYKETGEIIKGTPYLVEGIGQDCLPENVHFQYIDRIFNISDKESFTAARKLTKEEGIFCGGSTGTIVHVALEISKGLSKDDVVVFIVCDTGERYLSKVHNEDWLKLNRMLDTEVRTLRDISDRKKSLGIEEIVSIKEDDKVKDVLELITKTGYTHIPVMKGKQSIGAIREGRLLSKLVEDPMLYNSLIKDVMEESFPVLEAKTELAELKKLFKEHPAVLVSDFGLVTDIITRYDLINLNT
- a CDS encoding exodeoxyribonuclease VII large subunit encodes the protein MVNQIQILTVSELTKEIRRTLEENFEQVSVIGEISNFKAHISGHWYFSLKDADAVINCTMWKGFNQYVFFTPQDGMKIIVSGRLTVYPPRGSYQLDIRSMKPAGLGELQEAFEKLKKKLEAEGLFDEKFKKPIPTFPKKIGIVTAIDGAAFKDLISVAERRFPLVEIVIAPARVQGSGAAESIVNSIKRLNQKPDIDVIIIARGGGSIEDLWAFNEEIVARAIFKSRIPIISGVGHEVDFTIADYVADLRAPTPSVAMELATPDVSEIQNFVLQFLSTSLQTIDQIIDDKKEDVAAFSGSYGFKLPMDMLARKNQQVDSAVSKINHNIRKHLMIYDNRISLLAKSLESYDVQRVLKRGFVLVKQNSKFVTRASVFNKENKAHLKFYDGEITTR
- the xseB gene encoding exodeoxyribonuclease VII small subunit; the protein is MTKKKAKSNFEQDFSRLEEISRILEEDNVELEEAISLFEEGVKLSKSCLKTLKEAELKITELKSELGKITEAEED
- a CDS encoding four helix bundle protein; this encodes MNENKNRKFDLEARLIDFAVMIIEISESLNNTRAGNHIEGQLLRSGTSPALHYGEAQSAESRNDFIHKLKVLLKELRETLVALKIIKRVSLTRKMDLVEKGIVECNELILIFVKSIETAKKNNSKK